Within the Deinococcus cellulosilyticus NBRC 106333 = KACC 11606 genome, the region ACTGAGCCCTGCATCAAGACAGGCCTGAATCGCCACAATTGCAGTTTCATCGTTGTAGGCAAAAACCGCATCGGGCGGATCTTTGAGGGCCAGAAGCTGTTGCATGGCTGGGTAGGCTCCAGCCTGCTCATCAATGGGATAGCGCTGCACCATCAGGGCAGGGTCGATTTCGCGTCCGGCATCCTGCAGGGCCTGCATGTAACCTTGCTGCCTCTGGTGAATGCTGAAATGGTGGGGGCCAGTGATGAAAGCAATGCGTTTGCGGCCCATGGCGATCAGATGCTGGGTGGCCTGGTAGGCTCCGGTCAGGTTGTCGGTGTTCACACAGAGGTACCCGGGCTGGTGGTTGTCCACCAGAATCACCGGTTTGCCAGAGCGCTTGAAGGCCGTGAGCATTTCCGGGTCGAAATGCCCGACACAGATCAGGGCATCGACCTCCTGGATGCGGATGATCTCCGGGATGTTGTCTTCAGGGGCCACCTGACAGTAGGACAGGGCCACACCTTCCTTGCGGCAGGCATCCTCCACCCCGTGCAAGACCGGGAAGTAGAAGGGGTTGCTGGTCAGGGCATGGTTCTGTCGCTGCATGAAAAAACCGATTCTGCGGGCCTTGACCGGACGCAGTTTGGCAAGGTCATAGCCCAGGGCAGCAGCGGCCTCCAGCACCTGCCTGCGGGTGTCCTCGGTCAGGCCAGGCTGGTTTTTCAGTGCCCTTGACACGGTGGCAATGGATACGCCCGCCTGCCTGGCAACATCGCGGATGGTGGGTTCGTCGTTGGATACAGGGAGGCCGGACATATCCACCATCTTAGGGCGTTTGGTAAACAAATTCAAACCTCTCTGCTGTGCATGTGGGGCTTGAAATGGGTCTGCCCTGAGGGCTTTTGACTTTCCCAGCAACAGGTGTTAAAGTTTAGTAAACACTACCGTTGTTACTCTTCTGTGACAGGTAAACCCTTGCCTGGCTCCCAAAGGACCCCCGATGATTGAACATCTCCTGCATTCCGGCTGGACCCTCAAAGCCCGCACCCCTTCACTGTCTCTCCAGGCTGACTTCCAGACCCAGGAAGGCTGGACCCCGGCCACCGTTCCAGGTACAGTGCAATGGGACCTCCTCAAAACCGGCCAGATTGATGATCCCTTCTACGGCCTGAATGAAAAAACCGTCCAGTGGATCGGAGAGGATGAATGGCTGTACAGCACCGAATTCACCGTCACCTCTGCAGACCTGCAGGCCGAGCATGTTGAGCTGCACTTTGAAGGGCTCGACACCCTCTGCACTGTCTGGTTGAACGGACAGCAGATTCTGGTCAGCGACAACATGTTCGTGCCCCGGACCATCAATGTCAAGAGCTGTTTGCAAGAAGGCCTAAACACCCTGCAGCTTGTTTTTGAAAGTCCTCTGGAAAAGGGCCGTGAACTTGAAGCACAGCATGGCAGACGGCCTGTCTGGAATGGGGACCACAGCCGTGTTTACGTGCGCAAGGCCCAGTACCACTATGGCTGGGACTGGGGTCCGGTGCTGCTGACTGCTGGCCCCTGGAAACCCATCCGCCTGCGGGCCTTTACCGCCAGAATCGATGATGTGTACGCTCCAGTGGAAGTCACCCCTGACCTGCACAGTGCACTGGTTCCGGTCCAGGTGCAACTTGCTGGCACCCTCACAGACCAGATCCTCCACATCACCCTGCTCGGTCCCGACGGTCAGGTGGTCCAGCAGCAGCAGGTTCAGGCCAGTGAAAGCAGTCAGGTCCTGTTTCAGGTGGATGC harbors:
- a CDS encoding LacI family DNA-binding transcriptional regulator, which codes for MSGLPVSNDEPTIRDVARQAGVSIATVSRALKNQPGLTEDTRRQVLEAAAALGYDLAKLRPVKARRIGFFMQRQNHALTSNPFYFPVLHGVEDACRKEGVALSYCQVAPEDNIPEIIRIQEVDALICVGHFDPEMLTAFKRSGKPVILVDNHQPGYLCVNTDNLTGAYQATQHLIAMGRKRIAFITGPHHFSIHQRQQGYMQALQDAGREIDPALMVQRYPIDEQAGAYPAMQQLLALKDPPDAVFAYNDETAIVAIQACLDAGLSVPEDIAIAGYDDIPNGAHGNPSLTTVHVDKEVLGREAVKLILHPKRKDDQVLVPVRLIIRQSTKSRASRRR